The Brassica oleracea var. oleracea cultivar TO1000 chromosome C6, BOL, whole genome shotgun sequence genome includes a region encoding these proteins:
- the LOC106299069 gene encoding 60S ribosomal protein L36-2, whose translation MTTPQVKTGLFVGLNKGHVVTRRELAPRPRARKGKTSKRTLFIRSLIREVAGFAPYEKRITELLKVGKDKRALKVAKRKLGTHKRAKRKREEMSSVLRKMRSGGGGVTEKKK comes from the exons ATGACAACACCGCAAGTAAAGACCGGTTTGTTTGTCGGTTTGAACAAAGGCCATGTTGTCACCAGACGCGAGTTGGCTCCTCGTCCCCGTGCTCGCAAAGGA AAAACAAGCAAGAGGACACTCTTCATCAGATCCTTGATCAGGGAAGTTGCCGGTTTTGCTCCCTACGAGAAGAGAATCACTGAGCTTCTTAAGGTTGGTAAAGACAAGCGTGCTCTTAAGGTGGCCAAGCGAAAGTTGGGTACCCACAAGAGAGCCAAGAGGAAGAGAGAGGAGATGTCTAGCGTTCTCCGCAAGATGAG GTCTGGTGGTGGTGGTGTCACCGAGAAGAAGAAATGA
- the LOC106298751 gene encoding 40S ribosomal protein S21-2-like, protein MQNEEGVVTELYIPRKCSATNRLITSKDHASVQLNIGHLDADGIYTGQFTTLALCGFVRAQGDADSGVDRLWQKKKVETKQQ, encoded by the exons ATGCAAAACGAAGAAGGTGTCGTCACTGAGCTATACATTCCCAGGAAATG CTCGGCCACAAACAGATTGATCACATCAAAGGATCATGCCTCTGTTCAGCTTAACATCGGTCATCTTGACGCCGATGGTATCTACACTGGCCAGTTCACCACCCTTGCTCTCTGTGGGTTTGTCCGTGCTCAG GGAGACGCAGACAGTGGCGTCGACAGGCTCTGGCAGAAGAAGAAGGTCGAAACCAAACAACAGTGA
- the LOC106296646 gene encoding uracil phosphoribosyltransferase, chloroplastic encodes MGYSISNAFRCYSETLRFGPRQDQCGRVNPSPSSLLSFNSSSPFLGQTLGASLSRRNIPVRAKMAASEGSINASNRMLVFVPPHPLIKHWISVLRNDQTPCPIFRNAIGELGRLLMYEASREWLPTVVGEIMSPMGAASVEFIDPREPIAVVPILRAGLALAEHASTVLPANKIYHLGISRDEKTLLPSVYLNKLPDEFPKNSRVFLVDPMLATGGTIIAAMDMLKERGLSVQQIKVICAVAAPPALSKLNEKYPGLHVYAGIIDPEVNEKGFIIPGLGDAGDRSFGT; translated from the exons ATGGGGTACTCAATTAGTAACGCTTTCCGGTGTTACTCCGAAACGCTGCGTTTTGGTCCCCGACAAGATCAATGCGGCCGCGTAAACCCTAGCCCTTCCTCTCTCCTCTCCTTTAATTCCTCCTCCCCCTTCCTCGGTCAG ACTTTGGGTGCTTCTCTTTCACGGCGGAATATTCCGGTTAGAGCTAAAATGGCGGCGTCGGAAGGCTCCATTAACGCAAGCAATAGGATGCTG GTATTCGTGCCACCACATCCTTTGATCAAACACTGGATCTCTGTCCTGAGAAACGACCAAACTCCTTGTCCTATTTTCA GGAATGCAATAGGTGAACTAGGGAGACTGTTGATGTATGAAGCATCTCGAGAGTGGCTG CCAACTGTTGTTGGAGAAATCATGTCTCCGATGGGTGCTGCTTCTGTTGAGTTCATTGATCCTAGAGAGCCTATAGCG GTTGTTCCGATTTTAAGAGCTGGTCTTGCTCTTGCGGAACACGCATCAACAGTTTTGCCTGCAAATAAAATATATCATTTAG GAATAAGTCGGGACGAGAAAACGCTCTTGCCTTCTGTGTATCTCAACAA GCTGCCTGACGAATTTCCCAAGAATTCCAGAGTTTTTCTGGTGGACCCAATGCTTGCTACAG GCGGTACGATAATTGCGGCGATGGATATGTTGAAGGAACGTGGTTTGTCTGTTCAGCAAATCAAAGTG ATTTGTGCGGTTGCTGCACCTCCTGCACTATCAAAGCTTAATGAGAAGTACCCCGG GCTTCATGTGTATGCTGGAATCATCGATCCTGAAGTCAATGAAAAGGG GTTTATCATCCCTGGGCTTGGAGATGCTGGAGACCGTAGTTTCGGGACATGA
- the LOC106299237 gene encoding CASP-like protein 5B2, whose protein sequence is MKKIFGGPGTVCGLLLRIGQCASAAASIGVMLSSTEFYNRTAFCYLIASMGLQLLWSFGLACLDVYALRGKKDLQNPILVSLFVVGDWVTAMLSLAAACSSAGVVVLFARDLKYCNIREQFSCLRYQVAVALAFVSWFQIAVSSHVTFWILASV, encoded by the exons ATGAAGAAGATATTCGGAGGTCCAGGAACTGTGTGTGGTCTGTTACTGAGAATCGGGCAATGTGCTTCTGCTGCTGCTTCAATCGGCGTTATGCTCTCTTCCACCGAGTTCTATAACCGCACTGCTTTCTG CTACTTGATTGCTTCGATGGGTCTTCAATTGCTGTGGAGCTTTGGCCTCGCATGTCTTGATGTTTATGCTCTGAGGGGCAAGAAAGATCTCCAAAACCCAATCTTGGTTAGCTTATTCGTCGTTGGTGATTGG GTGACTGCAATGTTATCTCTTGCAGCTGCGTGTTCATCAGCAGGAGTTGTAGTCTTATTTGCCAGAGATCTTAAGTATTGCAATATCCGTGAGCAGTTTTCATGTCTTAGGTATCAAGTAGCTGTAGCGTTGGCTTTCGTCTCTTGGTTTCAGATCGCAGTTTCTTCTCATGTCACATTTTGGATCTTAGCCTCTGTTTAG